A genomic segment from Drosophila miranda strain MSH22 chromosome 3, D.miranda_PacBio2.1, whole genome shotgun sequence encodes:
- the LOC108158812 gene encoding glutathione S-transferase theta-3-like encodes MSFFCQLLSKNNLPDFRVVANNCIKMSKSIKYYYDFLSQPSRALWIGMKLGKTPFEGCPVALRKREQLTDEYKQINRFQKVPAIVDGKFQLAESVAIVRYLSDKGQFSEQLYPKSLEGRARVDEFLEWQHLSIRLACGLFFRNAWLFPVNGIAPMPKTEQIQKMTKEVEASLSLLERLWLEKDFLIGDQMTVADLFGASEINQIKLCQYNVSEKQFPKVVKWLERVRESSNPYFDEAHNFVFQKSKQAVSSKV; translated from the exons ATGAGCTTTTTCTGTCAGCTGCTTTCCAAAAATAATTTGCCTGATTTTCGTGTAGTCGCCAATAATTGTATTAAAATGTCCAAGTCAATTAAGTATTATTATGATTTCTTGTCGCAGCCATCCCGGGCGTTATGGATTGGAATGAAATTGGGCAAGACCCCATTTGAGGGCTGTCCGGTGGCCCTTCGAAAAC GCGAGCAATTGACGGACGAGTACAAGCAGATCAATCGTTTCCAGAAGGTTCCAGCTATTGTAGATGGCAAATTTCAGTTGGCCGAAAGTGTGGCGATTGTGCG CTATCTATCAGACAAAGGTCAATTCAGCGAGCAGCTCTATCCCAAGTCTTTGGAGGGACGTGCCCGCGTCGATGAGTTTTTGGAGTGGCAGCATTTGAGCATTCGACTGGCCTGCGGACTCTTCTTTCGGAATGCGTGGCTATTTCCCGTAAACGGTATTGCCCCAATGCCAAAGACCGAGCAGATTCAAAAGATGACTAAGGAAGTGGAGGCCAGTTTGAGTCTCTTGGAGCGTCTGTGGCTGGAGAAGGACTTTCTAATTGGGGATCAGATGACTGTGGCCGATCTTTTCGGTGCTTCcgaaataaatcaaatta AGCTCTGTCAGTACAATGTAAGCGAGAAACAATTTCCCAAGGTAGTGAAGTGGCTGGAACGTGTCCGAGAATCCTCCAATCCCTACTTCGATGAGGCCCACAATTTTGTGTTCCAAAAGAGCAAGCAGGCAGTCAGTTCCAAGGTCTAA
- the LOC108158813 gene encoding glutathione S-transferase theta-1, whose amino-acid sequence MPKPIQLYYDFLSPPSRALWIALKWGRTPFEDCPIALRKFDQLTDEYKKINRFQKVPAIVDGNFHLAETVAIVRYLSDKGQFSKQLYPRSVEERARVDEYLEWQHLNIRLACSVFFREAWLFPINGLAPVPKPEQIQQLIKDVEINLGLLEVLWLEKDYLIGDHLTVADLFGATEINQIKLCQYNVNEKQFPKVAKWLERVRNATNPYHDEALTFVYKKSKQAASAKL is encoded by the exons ATGCCCAAGCCAATACAGCTTTATTACGATTTCCTGTCGCCCCCTTCCCGTGCCCTTTGGATTGCACTGAAGTGGGGCAGGACTCCTTTCGAAGATTGCCCCATTGCCCTGCGTAAAT TCGATCAGTTGACGGATGAATACAAGAAGATAAATCGTTTTCAGAAGGTTCCAGCCATAGTGGACGGAAACTTTCATTTGGCCGAAACTGTGGCAATTGTGCG TTATCTCTCAGACAAAGGTCAATTCAGCAAACAGCTATATCCCAGGTCTGTGGAGGAACGGGCCCGCGTTGATGAATATCTGGAGTGGCAGCATTTGAACATTCGATTGGCCTGCTCAGTCTTCTTCCGCGAGGCCTGGCTTTTTCCCATAAATGGTCTTGCCCCAGTGCCAAAACCAGAGCAGATTCAACAGCTCATAAAAGACGTGGAAATCAATTTGGGCCTCTTGGAGGTTCTATGGCTGGAAAAGGACTACCTGATTGGGGATCATTTGACTGTAGCTGACCTTTTTGGTGCTACCGAAATCAATCAAATTA AGCTTTGCCAATACAATGTGAATGAGAAACAATTTCCGAAGGTAGCCAAGTGGCTGGAACGTGTCCGTAATGCTACCAATCCCTACCACGACGAAGCCCTTACTTTTGTGTACAAAAAGTCCAAACAGGCGGCTTCCGCGAAGTTGTGA
- the LOC108158807 gene encoding uncharacterized protein LOC108158807 encodes MTNIRSLVPELAEQARIKLKEDETTRADCIEALRAWITELNYLQARTDDQFLVAFLRHCHWNVDEAKKRVLFYYTYKSKEKELFKSRLVDDKLLEMARSGIFATLPSPIGPGGPRIHYTRMGHIEPSKHSVSDIFRFHAFRAEIEINTDDNWNIAGVVEIIDFTKIPYSLLLQFDPGMFRRMNAFLEHGIPTNLVATHIVNASRETQFVLGLVRNAMKQKELLHIHSNLESLQRVIGKEYLPAELGGDNGTLGDAMTRYETQLTSFVPYFKEEERYGVDEKLREASEKEQEKTPALGAGVANEGSFRKLNFD; translated from the exons ATGACCAATATCCGATCGCTGGTGCCGGAGCTGGCGGAACAGGCTCGCATCAAGCTCAAGGAGGACGAGACGACCAGGGCGGACTGCATCGAGGCGTTGCGCGCCTGGATCACTGAACTCAATTACCTGCAGGCGCGAACCGACGATCAGTTTCTGGTCGCCTTCCtgcgccactgccactggaaCGTGGATGAGGCCAAGAAGCGCGTATTGTTCTATTACACATACAAGTCCAAAGAGAAGGAGCTCTTCAAGAGTCGCCTGGTGGACGACAAGCTTCTGGAGATGGCTCGCTCTGG AATCTTTGCCACGTTGCCCAGTCCGATCGGTCCCGGCGGCCCCCGCATCCACTACACACGCATGGGCCACATAGAGCCCTCGAAGCACAGCGTGAGCGACATTTTCCGCTTTCATGCCTTCCGCGCCGAAATCGAGATCAACACGGACGACAACTGGAACATTGCCGGGGTGGTCGAGATAATTGATTTCACCAAGATCCCCTACTCCTTGCTCCTCCAGTTCGACCCGGGAATGTTCCGGCGCATGAACGCCTTCCTCGAGCACGGCATACCCACGAATTTAGTTGCCACCCACATCGTGAACGCGTCGCGTGAGACACAGTTCGTGCTCGGCCTCGTGCGCAATGCGATGAAGCAGAAGGAGCTG CTGCACATCCACTCCAACCTTGAGTCGCTGCAGCGCGTCATCGGCAAGGAGTATCTGCCCGCGGAGTTGGGTGGGGATAACGGCACTCTGGGCGATGCAATGACACGGTACGAGACCCAGTTGACCAGCTTCGTCCCGTACTTCAAGGAGGAGGAACGCTACGGCGTGGATGAGAAGCTACGTGAGGCCAGCGAGAAGGAGCAGGAGAAGACCCCGGCTCTGGGGGCTGGCGTCGCCAACGAGGGCTCCTTTCGCAAGCTGAACTTCGATTGA
- the LOC108158810 gene encoding alpha-tocopherol transfer protein, protein MAELRPLTAELRHIAETELNEVKERLPDDLDALREWLSKQPHLRARQEDQFLVGFLRGCKFSLEKSKSKIEHFYTIKTLMPELFANRVVDDKILALCRTGTYVRLPNAWGPSGPRIQITNYEKFDPKVYKLVDLLRYQTMLSEQAIWEDDHTNVSGFIEIIDMGKMSLSFLAQLDFSLIKRMGVFAEKAQPARLKGIHLINCPKEAVALLNLAKGLMPSKLQQRFYVYKNLEQLNKVIPREYLPEEYGGSNGRISDIQAETEKQLLDYSDYFKEDSQYGVNEQLRPGKRVNADSIFGSEGSFRKLDID, encoded by the exons ATGGCCGAGCTACGTCCGTTGACCGCCGAGCTGCGTCACATTGCCGAGACGGAGCTGAACGAAGTGAAGGAGCGGCTGCCAGACGACTTGGATGCCCTGCGCGAATGGCTCTCCAAGCAGCCGCATCTGCGGGCACGCCAGGAGGACCAGTTCCTGGTGGGATTCCTGCGTGGCTGCAAGTTTAGCCTGGAGAAGTCCAAGTCCAAGATAGAGCATTTCTACACGATCAAGACCTTGATGCCGGAGCTCTTTGCCAATCGGGTGGTGGACGACAAGATCCTGGCACTCTGTCGTACGGG CACCTATGTGCGGCTACCCAATGCCTGGGGACCCAGCGGACCTCGCATCCAGATCACCAACTACGAGAAATTCGATCCCAAAGTCTATAAGCTGGTGGACCTGTTGCGCTACCAGACGATGCTGTCGGAGCAGGCTATATGGGAGGACGACCACACCAACGTGAGCGGATTCATTGAGATTATCGACATGGGCAAGATGAGCCTCAGTTTCCTGGCCCAACTGGACTTTTCCCTCATCAAGCGAATGGGCGTCTTTGCCGAGAAGGCGCAGCCCGCCCGCCTGAAGGGGATTCACCTTATCAACTGCCCCAAGGAGGCGGTGGCGCTTCTCAATCTGGCCAAGGGCCTCATGCCCAGCAAGCTGCAGCAACGA TTTTACGTGTATAAGAATCTAGAGCAATTAAACAAAGTCATACCACGCGAATACCTGCCCGAGGAGTATGGTGGCAGCAATGGACGTATATCCGACATCCAGGCGGAGACGGAAAAGCAGCTGCTGGACTACAGCGACTATTTTAAGGAGGATTCTCAGTATGGGGTGAACGAGCAGCTGCGACCGGGGAAACGAGTCAATGCCGATTCTATCTTTGGCTCGGAGGGCTCTTTCCGCAAGCTGGACATCGACTAG